One stretch of Enterobacter sp. RHBSTW-00994 DNA includes these proteins:
- the nagA gene encoding N-acetylglucosamine-6-phosphate deacetylase, translating to MYALTHGRIYTGHEILDDHAIVIANGLIERVCPHAELPPEIEQRSLNGAIISPGFIDVQLNGCGGVQFNDTAEAVSVETLEIMQKANEKSGCTSYLPTLITTSDELMKQGIHVMREYLAKHPHQALGLHLEGPWLNMVKKGTHNPDFVRKPDAELVDFMCANADVITKVTLAPEMTGTDVISKLAAAGIVVSAGHSNATQKEAKAGFRAGITFATHLYNAMPYITGREPGLVGAILDEPDVYCGIIADGLHVDYTNIRNAKRLKGDKLCLVTDATAPAGANIEQFIFAGKTIYYRNGLCVDENGTLSGSALTMIEGVRNLVEHCGIALDEALRMATLYPARAIGVAKQLGGIAPGMVANLTAFTRDFKITKTIVNGNEVVTE from the coding sequence ATGTACGCTTTAACCCACGGTCGGATTTATACCGGCCATGAAATTCTGGATGACCACGCGATTGTGATCGCGAATGGCCTGATTGAACGTGTTTGCCCGCATGCGGAGTTGCCGCCGGAGATTGAACAACGCTCACTCAATGGAGCAATTATCTCCCCCGGTTTCATCGACGTTCAGTTGAACGGCTGCGGCGGTGTGCAGTTTAATGACACGGCTGAAGCGGTTAGCGTGGAAACGCTGGAAATCATGCAAAAAGCCAATGAGAAATCTGGCTGCACCAGCTATCTTCCTACGCTCATCACCACCAGCGATGAACTGATGAAACAAGGCATCCACGTCATGCGTGAATACCTGGCGAAACATCCTCATCAGGCTCTGGGTCTGCATCTGGAAGGACCCTGGCTGAACATGGTCAAGAAAGGAACACACAATCCAGACTTCGTCCGTAAACCAGATGCAGAACTGGTTGATTTCATGTGTGCTAATGCCGATGTGATTACCAAAGTGACGCTGGCCCCCGAAATGACCGGGACTGACGTTATCAGCAAACTGGCTGCAGCCGGAATTGTGGTTTCAGCAGGCCACTCAAACGCCACGCAGAAAGAGGCGAAAGCAGGTTTCCGCGCTGGCATTACCTTCGCAACCCATCTTTATAATGCCATGCCGTACATTACGGGCCGTGAACCGGGCCTGGTTGGTGCGATTCTGGATGAGCCAGACGTCTACTGCGGTATCATCGCGGATGGATTACATGTGGATTACACCAATATTCGCAATGCTAAACGTCTGAAAGGCGATAAGTTGTGCCTGGTAACCGATGCCACAGCGCCAGCAGGGGCAAATATTGAGCAGTTCATTTTTGCTGGTAAAACAATATACTACCGCAATGGACTGTGTGTGGATGAAAACGGTACGTTAAGCGGCTCTGCACTGACGATGATCGAAGGGGTTCGTAACCTGGTTGAACATTGCGGCATTGCTCTTGATGAGGCGCTGCGCATGGCAACGCTTTACCCGGCGCGTGCAATCGGTGTTGCAAAACAACTGGGTGGCATTGCACCGGGCATGGTTGCTAACCTGACAGCTTTCACACGCGATTTTAAAATTACTAAGACCATCGTTAATGGTAACGAGGTCGTCACTGAGTAA
- the nagB gene encoding glucosamine-6-phosphate deaminase codes for MRLIPLATAEQVGKWAARHIVNRINAFKPTADRPFVLGLPTGGTPLTAYKALVEMHKAGQVSFKHVVTFNMDEYVGLPKDHPESYHSFMHRNFFDHVDIPAENINLLNGNAPDIDAECRQYEEKIRSYGKINLFMGGVGNDGHIAFNEPASSLASRTRIKTLTHDTRVANSRFFDGDVNQVPKYALTVGVGTLLDAEEVMILVLGGVKAQALQAAVEGNVNHMWTISCLQLHPKSVIVCDEPSTMELKVKTLKYFNELEAENIKGL; via the coding sequence ATGAGACTGATTCCCCTGGCTACAGCTGAACAAGTCGGTAAATGGGCTGCTCGTCATATCGTTAACCGCATTAATGCGTTCAAACCCACTGCCGACCGTCCTTTCGTTCTTGGTCTGCCAACAGGTGGTACACCGCTGACAGCCTATAAGGCCCTGGTTGAAATGCACAAAGCGGGCCAGGTTAGCTTCAAACATGTCGTCACCTTCAACATGGACGAATATGTTGGCTTACCAAAGGACCATCCGGAAAGCTATCACAGCTTTATGCACCGTAATTTCTTTGATCACGTTGATATCCCTGCTGAAAATATTAACCTGCTGAATGGAAATGCGCCTGATATTGACGCAGAATGTCGTCAGTATGAAGAAAAAATCCGTTCTTACGGTAAAATCAATTTGTTCATGGGCGGCGTTGGTAACGATGGTCATATCGCCTTTAACGAACCCGCATCTTCTCTGGCGTCTCGTACCCGCATTAAAACGCTGACCCATGACACCCGCGTGGCAAACTCACGTTTCTTTGACGGCGATGTTAACCAGGTTCCAAAATATGCGCTGACCGTCGGCGTGGGCACACTGCTGGATGCCGAAGAAGTGATGATTCTGGTGCTGGGCGGCGTGAAAGCGCAGGCGCTTCAGGCTGCTGTTGAAGGCAACGTGAACCACATGTGGACGATCAGCTGTCTGCAACTGCATCCGAAATCAGTCATCGTGTGTGACGAGCCGTCCACAATGGAACTGAAAGTAAAAACATTGAAATACTTCAATGAATTAGAAGCTGAAAATATCAAAGGTCTTTAA
- the nagE gene encoding PTS N-acetyl glucosamine transporter subunit IIABC translates to MNILGFFQRLGRALQLPIAVLPVAALLLRFGQPDLLNVPFIAQAGGAIFDNLALIFAIGVASSWSKDSAGAAALAGAVGYFILTKAMVTINPEINMGVLAGIITGLVGGAVYNRWANIKLPDFLSFFGGKRFVPIATGFFCLVLAAIFGYVWPPVQHAIHAGGEWIVSAGAMGAGIFGFINRLLIPTGLHQVLNTIAWFQIGEFTNAAGAVFHGDINRFYAGDGTAGMFMSGFFPIMMFGLPGAALAMYLAAPKARRPMVGGMLLSVAVTAFLTGVTEPLEFLFMFLAPLLYLMHAVLTGISLFVATLLGIHAGFSFSAGAIDYVLMYNLPAASKNVWMLVVMGLVFFVVYFLLFSAVIRMFNLKTPGREETNEDVVTGEANSNTEEGLAQLATSYIAAVGGTDNLKAIDACITRLRLTVGDSARVSDAMCKRLGASGVVKLNKQTIQVIVGAKAESIGDEMKKVVARGPVAASSTDSAPVAETPAAKPQAVPNATTIAALVSPVTGEVVAIEQVPDEAFASKAVGDGVAVKPTEKTVVSPAAGTIVKIFNTNHAFCLETEKGAEIVVHMGIDTVALNGKGFTRLVEEGAEVVAGQPILEMDLDFLNANARSMISPVVCSNIDDFSGLVLQAKGQVVAGQTPLYEIKGK, encoded by the coding sequence ATGAATATTTTAGGTTTTTTCCAGCGCCTCGGTAGAGCTTTGCAGCTCCCTATCGCCGTGCTACCGGTTGCTGCGTTGCTGCTGCGATTCGGGCAACCTGATCTTCTTAACGTACCGTTTATTGCTCAGGCAGGCGGTGCGATTTTTGACAACCTGGCGCTGATTTTCGCCATCGGTGTGGCATCAAGCTGGTCAAAAGACAGTGCGGGTGCAGCAGCCCTGGCTGGGGCAGTCGGTTACTTCATCCTAACGAAAGCGATGGTAACGATTAACCCGGAAATTAACATGGGCGTACTGGCAGGTATTATTACTGGTCTGGTCGGTGGTGCAGTCTATAACCGCTGGGCGAACATTAAGCTGCCAGACTTCCTGAGCTTCTTTGGGGGCAAACGTTTCGTGCCGATCGCGACAGGCTTCTTCTGTCTGGTACTGGCCGCCATATTTGGCTACGTTTGGCCGCCAGTGCAGCACGCTATCCATGCGGGCGGCGAGTGGATCGTTTCTGCCGGCGCAATGGGTGCAGGTATTTTCGGCTTTATCAACCGTCTGCTGATCCCAACCGGCCTGCATCAAGTGCTGAATACCATCGCTTGGTTCCAGATTGGTGAGTTCACTAACGCTGCTGGCGCAGTATTCCACGGTGATATCAACCGTTTCTATGCAGGTGACGGCACTGCGGGCATGTTCATGTCTGGTTTCTTCCCAATCATGATGTTTGGTCTGCCGGGTGCTGCGCTGGCAATGTACCTGGCTGCGCCGAAAGCGCGTCGCCCAATGGTTGGCGGTATGCTGCTGTCCGTTGCGGTAACGGCCTTCCTGACCGGTGTGACAGAGCCGCTGGAATTCCTGTTCATGTTCCTGGCTCCGCTGCTGTATCTGATGCACGCGGTGCTGACCGGTATCAGCCTGTTTGTTGCCACCCTTCTGGGTATCCATGCTGGTTTCTCCTTCTCAGCAGGCGCGATTGACTATGTGTTGATGTACAACCTGCCAGCGGCAAGTAAGAACGTCTGGATGCTGGTAGTGATGGGCCTGGTCTTCTTTGTTGTCTACTTCCTTCTGTTCAGCGCGGTTATTCGTATGTTTAATCTGAAAACGCCGGGCCGTGAAGAGACGAATGAGGATGTCGTTACTGGTGAAGCAAATAGCAATACCGAAGAAGGCTTGGCCCAGTTGGCAACCAGCTATATTGCCGCAGTCGGCGGTACTGATAACCTGAAAGCTATTGATGCCTGTATTACCCGTCTGCGTTTGACCGTGGGCGACTCTGCGCGTGTCAGCGATGCTATGTGCAAACGTCTGGGTGCATCGGGCGTGGTAAAACTGAACAAACAAACCATCCAGGTGATTGTGGGGGCAAAAGCTGAATCTATCGGCGACGAAATGAAAAAAGTGGTTGCCCGTGGACCGGTAGCCGCGTCCTCGACTGACAGTGCGCCAGTGGCTGAAACTCCAGCAGCAAAACCTCAGGCTGTACCAAACGCAACTACCATTGCTGCACTGGTTTCCCCAGTGACCGGTGAAGTGGTTGCCATTGAGCAGGTTCCTGACGAAGCCTTCGCCAGCAAAGCTGTCGGTGACGGTGTGGCGGTGAAACCAACGGAAAAAACCGTGGTATCTCCGGCAGCCGGTACGATTGTGAAGATCTTCAACACCAACCACGCGTTCTGCCTTGAAACCGAAAAAGGCGCGGAAATCGTCGTCCACATGGGCATCGATACCGTCGCGCTGAACGGTAAAGGCTTTACCCGTCTGGTAGAAGAGGGGGCTGAAGTGGTTGCAGGCCAGCCGATTCTGGAAATGGATCTGGACTTCCTGAACGCGAATGCGCGCTCCATGATAAGCCCGGTTGTTTGTAGCAACATCGACGACTTCAGCGGCCTGGTTCTGCAGGCAAAAGGTCAGGTTGTTGCGGGTCAAACACCACTGTATGAGATTAAAGGCAAGTAA
- the glnS gene encoding glutamine--tRNA ligase gives MSEAEARPSNFIRQIIDEDLASGKHTTIHTRFPPEPNGYLHIGHAKSICLNFGIAQDYKGQCNLRFDDTNPVKEDIEYVESIKNDVQWLGFNWSGDICYSSDYFDQLFAYAVELINKGLAYVDELSADEIREYRGSLTAPGKNSPFRDRSVEENLALFEKMRAGGFEEGKACLRAKIDMASPFIVMRDPVLYRIKFAEHHQTGNKWCIYPMYDFTHCISDALEGITHSLCTLEFQDNRRLYDWVLDNITIPVHPRQYEFSRLNLEYTVMSKRKLNLLVTDKHVEGWDDPRMPTISGLRRRGYTSASIREFIKRIGVTKQDNTIEMASLESCIREDLNENAPRAMAVIDPVKLVIENYPQGESELVTMPNHPSKPEMGSREVPFSGEIWIDRADFREEANKQYKRLVMGKEVRLRNAYVIKAERVEKDAEGNITTIFCTYDADTLSKDPADGRKVKGVIHWVSAAHALPIEIRLYDRLFSVPNPGAADDFLATINPDSLVIRQGYAEPSLKQAETGKAFQFEREGYFCLDSRHSTAEKPVFNRTVGLRDTWAKAGE, from the coding sequence ATGAGTGAGGCTGAAGCCCGCCCGAGTAACTTTATTCGTCAGATCATCGATGAAGATCTGGCCAGTGGTAAGCACACCACAATCCATACCCGTTTTCCGCCGGAACCGAATGGTTACCTGCATATTGGCCATGCGAAATCTATCTGTCTGAACTTTGGCATTGCGCAAGACTACAAGGGTCAGTGCAATCTGCGTTTCGATGACACGAACCCTGTAAAAGAAGACATCGAATACGTTGAGTCAATTAAGAACGACGTGCAATGGCTCGGTTTCAACTGGTCTGGCGATATTTGCTACTCCTCAGATTATTTTGATCAACTCTTTGCCTACGCAGTTGAGCTGATTAACAAAGGTTTGGCTTATGTTGATGAGCTGTCTGCTGACGAAATCCGTGAATACCGCGGCTCGTTGACTGCGCCGGGAAAAAACAGCCCATTCCGCGATCGCAGCGTTGAAGAGAATCTCGCGCTGTTCGAAAAAATGCGTGCGGGTGGCTTCGAAGAAGGCAAGGCTTGTCTGCGTGCCAAAATCGATATGGCGTCTCCGTTCATCGTGATGCGCGATCCGGTGTTGTACCGTATCAAGTTTGCAGAGCATCACCAGACCGGCAATAAGTGGTGCATCTACCCGATGTATGACTTTACCCACTGCATTAGCGATGCGCTGGAAGGCATCACGCATTCGCTGTGTACGCTGGAATTCCAGGACAACCGTCGTCTGTACGACTGGGTGCTGGATAACATCACTATTCCGGTGCATCCGCGCCAGTACGAGTTCTCTCGTCTGAATCTGGAATACACCGTGATGTCCAAGCGTAAGCTGAATCTGCTGGTGACTGACAAACATGTTGAAGGCTGGGACGACCCACGCATGCCGACCATCTCCGGTCTGCGCCGTCGTGGTTACACGTCTGCATCCATTCGCGAGTTCATCAAACGTATCGGTGTGACCAAGCAAGATAACACCATCGAAATGGCGTCTCTGGAATCTTGTATTCGTGAAGATTTAAACGAAAATGCACCGCGCGCGATGGCCGTTATTGACCCCGTTAAGCTGGTTATCGAAAATTATCCTCAGGGCGAAAGTGAACTCGTCACGATGCCTAACCATCCGAGCAAACCAGAGATGGGCAGCCGTGAAGTGCCGTTTAGCGGTGAGATCTGGATCGATCGTGCTGACTTCCGTGAAGAAGCCAACAAACAGTACAAGCGCCTGGTGATGGGTAAAGAAGTTCGTCTGCGTAATGCGTATGTGATAAAAGCTGAACGTGTTGAAAAAGACGCGGAAGGCAATATCACCACGATTTTCTGTACTTATGATGCGGATACTCTGAGCAAAGATCCTGCGGATGGTCGCAAAGTGAAAGGCGTGATCCACTGGGTTAGCGCTGCCCACGCGCTGCCGATTGAAATTCGTCTCTACGATCGTCTGTTCAGCGTACCAAATCCAGGTGCAGCGGACGATTTCCTGGCGACTATTAACCCCGACTCTCTGGTCATCAGGCAGGGTTATGCAGAACCGTCTCTGAAACAGGCTGAAACCGGTAAAGCGTTCCAGTTTGAACGTGAGGGATATTTCTGTCTGGACAGCCGTCACAGTACGGCGGAAAAGCCCGTGTTTAACCGCACTGTGGGTTTGCGTGATACCTGGGCCAAAGCAGGCGAATAA